The DNA segment GTTTTTTCGATtggaaatttggaattttgctAGCAGGGAAGTATGTGACTGAAACCTGAACTAGATGTAGGAATGATGTAAATTTCATTGGCTTTTCAAGAAATGTTGCTTGTCTTCCTTAAATTTGTATATTGTTCgagttgtgatttttttttttttctctgatTTAGGGACTGGTATAACCTTGAGAAGTCGAAGCGGGTGAAGGCATTTCGTTGTGGAGAGTATGATGAGTGCATCGAGAAGGCGAAGGCATCTGCTGCTAATTCGAATAAGAAGGCGGTGAAGTATGCTCGCAGGGAGGATGCTATTATTCATGCTCTTGAGCTAGAAAGTGCTCGTGTTGGCAAGGAGCCGTTAGTTTTCTGCTCTAGAACTGGTAAGTTTGTCAATGAAAATGGGGTGTCAGGTGGAGATTCGCTAGTCGTGTCTCATTCTGCTGATGGCAATGAGGATATATCTGACGATGATGACAATTCTAATTCGGCTCCAGAGTTGTCTCAATCTGGCATATCTTTTGAAGAGCCAAACCAAAATGATTCTACCAAGATGCAGTCTATGCCAGGCCGGAGACGAAGAACTCCTAATGACTCAGAAGATGATGGAATGGAAGGAGTCAAGCGAATGAGAGGTCTTGAGGACTTGGGCGTTGGTGTTGTGTCAAAGAGAAAGGTTCCCAGTACAAGTATGCCTGAGATGCTTCAGCAAGATAGTACAGCACACAATAGTTCAAACACAGGGAGCTACCTGGTAAATGGGACTATTTTTAATGGTGTTAAGGGTCAATATTCATCGTTGAAGCGAAAGAGATCACAGGTAACAAATGCTCAAGAGTCATTGAAAAGGAAAAATCGACGCCGGCAGCTGACAAAAGTTTTGGAGAGTACAGCCATGGTGTCAGTTCCGGTAACTTGTGATCAGCTTCCTACTTCAAGCAGTTCTCTGATTTGTACGGTCACTGATGGCAAGAATTCAAGATTAGATTCCAATGACTTAAAGAAAAGCTCTCTACAGGCTATTAATAATTCCAATAGTAATGAGGCTGCTTGTGAGAATGGTTCTTCATTAAATATTCATGACCAAGGTCGTGAAGCTTCTGAAATCAGTGATATGGTGAAGAAGGAGGCTCCTGGCACATCTCATAAATTCATTAGGGATGTAGGGAATGAGAAACACACTGCAGGTATTTAATTTCGGTAGCCATTTCTCTATCTGCAGCGTGAAATGTTTACAAATTTCATCTTAATACTGTGTTTTTCAAACAGTTCagggtttttgttttttatgatgAATTGAGTCTTTGGATTGTGTGTTAAAGaaatattaataatgttttTTCAACTGCCTCAGTTGTAATTTGTAGATTTGTTGTGTTTTACCGtgtttaaatcttttttttcttttcccatTTTAACTATTACAACGGCTTTGGTTATAGTTCAGTCATATTTCGTATTTGCTTATACTTTTGTTTGGTATGTTCTGTGGTTTCAAATGCCTTGTACTGAATATCTGCTTGCACTGATATAGTTTCTTCTTCCAGATTTGTCACCCGCACTTGTTTCTTGTTCATCTGGAAAGCCTCAAGATGGTATGTTGGCACAACAATCCTTTCAAGTATGTCAATCTGAAGCTCCATCACTGAGAAATGGCAGTCATAGAATAGAGAAAGGTAGTTCAAAGTGGCAGTCAAAAGGAAAGAggaatttaagaaataaaagtaaaaatagaaaaggagTTCCAAGAAAACATGTTAACATGGATAATGAAGCGAGTATCTCAGGTATGCCAAACTCTGATGGAGTCTCTCAGGGTGCTGGTCCGAAAGTTGAAGCGAGTATCTTAGGTGGTCCTAGTGCTTCATGTAATTTGACCACTCAAAGATGTAAACAAGTTGCAGAAGGCGAAGTAGATGAATTTCAGGACTTGGGAAAGCATAATATGGGGGCAACAGAGATGAAAGTATTGCCTGATGGATCGCTCACGCCTCAGAGATCACTTCCTCGTCGCCAGTGCCGTTTTACTTTAAACTCCAAATATCAAACAGCAGATTTTCCCGGAAGGGATCATTCTTCTGATGCTTCATTATTTGATGTTAAGCTAGAAGTTAAATCCAGCTACCGGCCACAGCATGTCCCTTTGATTTCTCTTGCAAGTAAACTAAATGGCAAAGCATTCATAGGACATCCTCTGACAGTTGAGGTTTTGGACAATGGTCATTGCGATACACTGTTGAGTGGCATCCGACACGACCCAGAGGATCGTGACGGTTATTGTATGGTCAGGCCAAACTCCACGACCAAAAGAAGACCTTCCAAGAATTTGTCCAGATATAGAAAACCTTCCAAAACGAAGAAACCTAGTctgttaaataaaaagattcgGAGACTGTCGTCACTTACTGGCCACCGGCAATCCGAAGGACAGCGAAAACCAATGGCAGATAAGGCCAAGGGTCCTGTCATATCATGTATTCCTCTTAAGGTAGTATTCAGTCGGATAAATGAAGCAGTGAGTAGTCAGGCACGGTCTGCGCACCATGGTGCATTACCACCATCCGACCCTTGAGTTTGGTTATTGGAAAGGAGCCGTTTCTCTGgtggatttttttctttttcttattgaaTTATGCAGACCATAATATGATGACTATATCTATATGTAGCAGGTTGCAATACCAGATATTCTACCATGCAGGTGGAATAATTTGTAGGATGTGCAAATGGTAGGGTATAGGAGCTTAATCATGTTGATTGTTGAGGCTTCTTCCCTTTGCTCTGTAAACTTTATGCGCGGACTGTATGCTTAATCCGGTTTGTTGTGTTGTTTTATATGGTAACAAAAACCAATTTATAAGAGCTGGAGTAGTTATATTCTTTACAATTTTTGTTTGCATTAAGGTATTTCTTAGTGAGCAAAATACTTGTCATACTATTCTACACTTTGCTTAACTATACATTAATCATGCATGGAGCCATCCCCGAACAATAAATAATGTAATAACAATGAGAGGTAGCACCAAGAGCAGTTGCCTACTTTACTTAGCACTGTCAAATATTCCACCAAAATTCAAGTATGAATAATAGTCTAACATATTGTTCAGCTCATAACACATTCTTTCTGACACAATGAATGATTAAAATCCAAAGTTGATATTGATAGATACGTTGAATTGAATCGGGTGTACAATCTTGAATCAGCCCTAACAAATCATTGTTGGTTCATGTGTTTTTACCTGGACCTTTTTCCATCCCTTAGTCTTGCATAattgtatgaaaaaaaatagatactTAGTAGAGGGTTTGTTTACAGTAACCTTTGTTCATTAACATTAGTTACTCTTTCAAATCAGTAATTTAGGTAAAATTTCAGATGTATCCCCCCGTACCtttttttggtttaaaaaaaaattcacactcACATACAAATTGAAGAATACAGCGTACAAAGGCAcgctttatatttttttcaaaagaaaaaaaggaagcgAGACCCatcattttctctctctctcttcgtaCATCTCTACATGCTTTCAATATGAAAGTTGGTAGAAATTTAGGtacaattaatttaattttacgttcagttaataattaagaatcgttaaataaaaatttatttaaattaattaaattatttaataatttttaattattaactccACGTAAAGTTGGAGTTTTCACCATGTGAGTTTTTTCCGTTTTTTAAGTGTGTGGTTTCTCTCATCTACTGATCTTTACTTGACAAGTACTGACTCATACACTGCTCttcttctaataataataataataataataataataataaataataatgctaTATTAGCTGAGTTATAAGGATGATGGATCTAGTATTACGTATTGGTGACCTCATAATAGGTTCtcaaaaagtaataataacgATATTCGTTGTTCATGCagttaaaaataagaaatggtagaagaaaaaaatttcgtATATATTATAAGAGTTATATTAGgtaatcaataattttttaaacaatatgaacaactaccaattaaattaaaatatactacatttttaaattatctacctaaatcttaatattaaaataacgatTCGCACACCTAATGAAATAAACATTCGATATATCTATTGTTCAcgttatttcatattttcattgtctacctGTACTTTTTCATATTATAAATACTTTCCACTTGCTATGTTATTCATGTTATTTTCTTACTGAtacttaaattaataatattttattttattaatagtatttaggattttatatttattaaatacatatttctcaaaatattattattatttttgtacagTGAAAATAACATTATTACTCTATGTTACACGGACCTATATATTAGTTTTTTTGGGGTTTGGGTGGTGTTTTCTAGATTATACATTAGTTTTTAACTCGACCTAAATCGACTTATATTTTGTAAACGACTGTCATTTATGTTGTGATAAACACAATAGATATGGATACCCATTAATATCATGGTTGGGTGACTCAGTTCTCATTTTACCAAGAAAGAATTTACATTAATGAAGGTTGAAAATTTCCTTCATTATGCCTATAAAAGGAGGTTAAGCCTCCGTCAATATTACACAGCaacaaaagtaataaaaaaaggcCAACTCTCTATCGCTTCTTACAAATACTTCTCTTTCTCTTATATATATgtcattctctctctttttacttttaatactcttttctatctttatatatatatttatgcaattttctctctctttatttttaatactcctttctatctttgtatatatatacacattacaacatataatattatatatatatatataaattattattaaactaattattttaatactagagtcttctatttatatatctttattttacatatcttttatttattttaccacACGTTATCAGtacgagactctgatcaaatctttaggaagactcaggtaatattttcattatgtcgaagctctctcatcttgaattcaatgctcttgatatatttggaaacaattatttatcatggatattagatgcgaaaatccatcttgattcaatggatcttggaaataccattaaggctgaaaataatgcatcccaaaaggataaagccaaagccatgatttttcttcgtcgtcatcttgacgaagggttgaaaaatgaatatctcacattaaaagatcctgcagaactttggaaagaccttgaagaaaggtacaatcataaaaaaacggtgatacttcctcaagctcgatatgaatggacgcacttgcgtctacaagattttaaatctataaatgaatataattctgcaatgtttcgaatcacctcacgaatgaaattgtGTGGGNNNNNNNNNNNNNNNNNNNNNNNNNNNNNNNNNNNNNNNNNNNNNNNNNNNNNNNNNNNNNNNNNNNNNNNNNNNNNNNNNNNNNNNNNNNNNNNNNNNNNNNNNNNNNNNNNNNNNNNNNNNNNNNNNNNNNNNNNNNNNNNNNNNNNNNNNNNNNNNNNNNNNNNNNNNNNNNNNNNNNNNNNNNNNNNNNNNNNNNNNNNNNNNNNNNNNNNNNNNNNNNNNNNNNNNNNNNNNNNNNNNNNNNNNNNNNNNNNNNNNNNNNNNNNNNNNNNNNNNNNNNNNNNNNNNNNNNNNNNNNNNNNNNNNNNNNNNNNNNNNNNNNNNNNNNNNNNNNNNNNNNNNNNNNNNNNNNNNNNNNNNNNNNNNNNNNNNNNNNNNNNNNNNNNNNNNNNNNNNNNNNNNNNNNNNNNNNNNNNNNNNNNNNNNNNNNNNNNNNNNNNNNNNNNNNNNNNNNNNNNNNNNNNNNNNNNNNNNNNNNNNNNNNNNNNNNNNNNNNNNNNNNNNNNNNNNNNNNNNNNNNNNNNNNNNNNNNNNNNNNNNNNNNNNNNNNNNNNNNNNNNNNNNNNNNNNNNNNNNNNNNNNNNNNNNNNNNNNNNNNNNNNNNNNNNNNNNNNNNNNNNNNNNNNNNNNNNNNNNNNNNNNNNNNNNNNNNNNNNNNNNNNNNNNNNNNNNNNNNNNNNNNNNNNNNNNNNNNNNNNNNNNNNNNNNNNNNNNNNNNAAGAGAATGGCAAGGATATGTAATGAAGAcgtatgccttgcggatagtgcaagttcgcacactattctcaaaagtgatatatattttacccatcttgtgccaaaagagaaatatgttaatactattattggctcaggcaatgtgatagaaggctccggaagagctataattttgtttcctggaggaacaaaatttataataaataatgcactattatctatcaagtctctgaggaacttgttgagtttcaaagatattcgccgaaatggatatcatgttgagacaatgaatgagggaaatcatgagtatttatgtatcacaactcatgattcaaataagaaaattatattagaaaaattatcctcactttcatctgggctgtattataccaagattagtgcaatcgaatcacatgccattgtaaaccagaagtttactagctNNNNNNNNNNNNNNNNNNNNNNNNNNNNNNNNNNNNNNNNNNNNNNNNNNNNNNNNNNNNNNNNNNNNNNNNNNNNNNNNNNNNNNNNNNNNNNNNNNNNactctaacaaaaagttcattgttaatggacaaagagttaagcattatcttgaaggtaattttgagcaagaatgctcaaaaatgagacttaattaaagttcagtaatagtccagctaatgacattaaagaagcgtttgctgggaggcaacccagccaaatcacaaaatttaattttatttgttcttttttctaattgatcaagttttacaggtagatgccagagta comes from the Arachis duranensis cultivar V14167 chromosome 7, aradu.V14167.gnm2.J7QH, whole genome shotgun sequence genome and includes:
- the LOC107458529 gene encoding uncharacterized protein At1g51745 encodes the protein MGSFSAGEANTNGIDASEGALVWVRRRNGSWWPGRIMGLHELSQSCLVSPRSGTPVKLLGRQDASVDWYNLEKSKRVKAFRCGEYDECIEKAKASAANSNKKAVKYARREDAIIHALELESARVGKEPLVFCSRTGKFVNENGVSGGDSLVVSHSADGNEDISDDDDNSNSAPELSQSGISFEEPNQNDSTKMQSMPGRRRRTPNDSEDDGMEGVKRMRGLEDLGVGVVSKRKVPSTSMPEMLQQDSTAHNSSNTGSYLVNGTIFNGVKGQYSSLKRKRSQVTNAQESLKRKNRRRQLTKVLESTAMVSVPVTCDQLPTSSSSLICTVTDGKNSRLDSNDLKKSSLQAINNSNSNEAACENGSSLNIHDQGREASEISDMVKKEAPGTSHKFIRDVGNEKHTADLSPALVSCSSGKPQDGMLAQQSFQVCQSEAPSLRNGSHRIEKGSSKWQSKGKRNLRNKSKNRKGVPRKHVNMDNEASISGMPNSDGVSQGAGPKVEASILGGPSASCNLTTQRCKQVAEGEVDEFQDLGKHNMGATEMKVLPDGSLTPQRSLPRRQCRFTLNSKYQTADFPGRDHSSDASLFDVKLEVKSSYRPQHVPLISLASKLNGKAFIGHPLTVEVLDNGHCDTLLSGIRHDPEDRDGYCMVRPNSTTKRRPSKNLSRYRKPSKTKKPSLLNKKIRRLSSLTGHRQSEGQRKPMADKAKGPVISCIPLKVVFSRINEAVSSQARSAHHGALPPSDP